The proteins below come from a single Isoptericola dokdonensis DS-3 genomic window:
- a CDS encoding DUF6807 family protein, with the protein MPRATGGPTIDEVAAAAGVSRASVSRVMNGHDTVSPDVVRRVREAAERLEYRPSRLARSLSLGRTNTVALVVPDLGNPLFQKILRGAMSAAAGYDYRVLVAETVEAALDESAVALEARQRCDALILAAPRGTEKALRELLPQVEPVVLINRHLPGAGVPTVRVDHASGVRGMVDHLVALGHRDLVYAAGPPSSASDAERRATLAEARERFPGLRVSTVPVGSTVDEGYRCADAVLATGATGVVAYNDLVALGLLARLGETGVAVPGDISVTGFDDVELSRYAAPPLTTAAVPQAELGRRAWQLLHDRMTRGAGAPPLGVDADGDVVTPAITLRGSTGQVPPNRRLAVSSTNRAGRAITSPAAVRPLWSAADDGWVLDAGDGSVLARCSRGTDLPGVHSPRPYLHPVHSLQGVPMTVVSPVDHRHHYGVSTAVADVDGTTHWGGRTFVRDQGSTLLANHGRQQVAGASVQDAGATLRQDVHWLDEHGEQQLTEKRLLTAVAMPEVDAWALRWDGVLHARGRDVTIGSPATNGRPGAGYGGLFWRLPSGADADAIDPEGNIGEAVHGSTAPWVAVRRRDGEAWTTLLLVQTAEKPDPWFARVGDYVGVGPALAWDEVRRVAAGTSLDVGVVAVVVDRRLGATDAADVAELATARLEAARAAV; encoded by the coding sequence ATGCCACGGGCCACCGGCGGACCGACCATCGACGAGGTCGCCGCCGCCGCCGGGGTGTCCCGCGCCTCGGTCTCCCGCGTGATGAACGGGCACGACACGGTGTCCCCCGACGTCGTGCGCCGGGTCCGCGAGGCCGCCGAACGCCTGGAGTACCGGCCCAGCAGGCTCGCCCGCAGCCTGTCGCTGGGTCGCACGAACACGGTCGCCCTCGTCGTCCCCGACCTCGGCAACCCGCTGTTCCAGAAGATCCTGCGCGGGGCGATGTCGGCCGCGGCCGGGTACGACTACCGCGTGCTCGTCGCGGAGACCGTGGAGGCCGCGCTCGACGAGTCGGCCGTCGCCCTGGAGGCGCGGCAGCGCTGCGACGCCCTGATCCTCGCGGCCCCCCGCGGGACGGAGAAGGCGTTGCGCGAGCTGCTCCCCCAGGTCGAGCCCGTCGTGCTCATCAACCGGCACCTGCCGGGCGCGGGCGTCCCGACGGTGCGCGTCGACCACGCCAGCGGCGTGCGCGGCATGGTCGACCACCTCGTCGCGCTCGGCCACCGTGACCTCGTGTACGCGGCCGGCCCGCCGTCGAGCGCGTCGGACGCCGAGCGGCGCGCGACGCTCGCCGAGGCCCGGGAACGGTTCCCCGGGCTGCGCGTGTCCACCGTGCCGGTCGGCTCCACCGTCGACGAGGGCTACCGCTGCGCCGACGCCGTCCTGGCGACCGGCGCGACGGGCGTCGTCGCGTACAACGACCTCGTCGCGCTCGGGCTCCTCGCCCGGCTCGGGGAGACCGGCGTCGCCGTGCCGGGCGACATCTCCGTGACGGGCTTCGACGACGTCGAGCTCTCCCGGTACGCCGCACCCCCGCTGACGACGGCGGCCGTCCCGCAGGCCGAGCTGGGCCGCCGCGCCTGGCAGCTCCTGCACGACCGGATGACCCGGGGAGCCGGTGCGCCGCCGCTCGGCGTGGACGCCGACGGGGACGTCGTGACGCCCGCGATCACGCTGCGCGGCAGCACGGGGCAGGTGCCGCCGAACCGCCGGCTGGCCGTGTCGTCGACCAACCGCGCGGGACGGGCCATCACGTCCCCCGCCGCGGTCCGCCCGCTGTGGAGCGCGGCGGACGACGGCTGGGTGCTGGACGCCGGCGACGGCAGCGTGCTGGCCCGGTGCTCGCGCGGGACCGACCTGCCGGGCGTGCACAGCCCTCGGCCGTACCTGCACCCCGTGCACTCCCTCCAGGGCGTCCCCATGACGGTCGTCAGCCCGGTCGACCACCGGCACCACTACGGCGTCTCGACGGCCGTGGCGGACGTCGACGGCACGACGCACTGGGGCGGCCGCACGTTCGTGCGCGACCAGGGGTCGACGCTGCTCGCCAACCACGGTCGCCAGCAGGTCGCCGGGGCGTCCGTCCAGGACGCCGGCGCGACCCTGCGCCAGGACGTGCACTGGCTCGACGAGCACGGCGAGCAGCAGCTCACCGAGAAGCGCCTGCTCACGGCCGTCGCGATGCCCGAGGTCGACGCGTGGGCGCTGCGCTGGGACGGCGTCCTGCACGCCCGTGGCCGGGACGTCACCATCGGCAGCCCCGCGACGAACGGCCGACCGGGCGCCGGGTACGGCGGCCTGTTCTGGCGGCTGCCGTCGGGCGCCGACGCCGACGCGATCGACCCCGAGGGGAACATCGGCGAGGCCGTCCACGGGTCGACGGCGCCGTGGGTCGCGGTCCGTCGCCGCGACGGCGAGGCCTGGACGACGCTGCTCCTCGTCCAGACCGCCGAGAAGCCGGACCCGTGGTTCGCCCGGGTCGGCGACTACGTCGGCGTCGGGCCCGCGCTCGCGTGGGACGAGGTCCGCCGGGTCGCGGCCGGGACGTCGCTCGACGTCGGCGTCGTCGCGGTCGTGGTCGACCGGCGGCTCGGGGCCACGGACGCCGCCGACGTCGCGGAGCTCGCCACCGCCCGGCTCGAGGCGGCGCGCGCGGCGGTCTGA
- a CDS encoding glycoside hydrolase 43 family protein — MTTYPNPILDADWPDPDAIRVGDDYWMIASSFNRAPGLPVLHSRDLVAWEHVANALPHVPPAAHYALPRHGSGVWAPSLRHHDGRFVIVYPDPDHGIFVLTAEDPRGPWSEPWCLLPGRGLIDPCPLWDEDGRTYLVHGWAKSRAGVKNRLTVVEVDADLRTVVGPARTVVDGDALPGFGTLEGPKLYQRDGWYWIFAPAGGVATGWQTAFRSRSVWGPYEHRVVLEQGSTDVNGPHQGAWVDTPDGTDWFLHFQDRGRFGRVVHLQPMRWDDDGWPRLGADLDGEPRDTTGAPRVGRGQPVLTHPTPTGAGEHAEPSRSDDFATPGLAPRWHWQANPQPGWHDAPGDGTLRLTAQPSPLGNLREQGAVLCQQIPGRPSTWTTTVTLTGDTEGTRAGVVVLGREYAWLGLERTPAGTAVVQRTWTPDDGETTVARHEVATDTVELRADVDADGVVTWSWRADPAGSGKDAEPTALAPGWQAVVGHWIGAEVGLFACAPAGTPATGADGADFGPVRVTVAGKDA; from the coding sequence ATGACCACGTACCCCAACCCGATCCTCGACGCCGACTGGCCGGACCCCGACGCGATCCGCGTGGGCGACGACTACTGGATGATCGCGTCGAGCTTCAACCGCGCGCCCGGGCTCCCGGTGCTGCACTCGCGCGACCTCGTGGCCTGGGAGCACGTGGCCAACGCCCTGCCCCACGTCCCGCCGGCCGCGCACTACGCGCTCCCCCGTCACGGCTCCGGCGTGTGGGCCCCGAGCCTGCGCCACCACGACGGCCGGTTCGTCATCGTCTACCCCGACCCCGACCACGGCATCTTCGTCCTCACCGCGGAGGACCCGCGCGGTCCCTGGTCCGAGCCGTGGTGCCTGCTGCCGGGCCGCGGTCTCATCGACCCCTGCCCGCTGTGGGACGAGGACGGCCGCACCTACCTCGTGCACGGCTGGGCGAAGAGCCGCGCAGGGGTGAAGAACCGGCTGACGGTCGTCGAGGTCGACGCCGACCTGCGCACCGTCGTCGGCCCCGCCCGCACCGTCGTCGACGGGGACGCGCTGCCCGGTTTCGGCACGCTGGAGGGCCCCAAGCTCTACCAGCGTGACGGCTGGTACTGGATCTTCGCGCCGGCCGGCGGGGTGGCGACCGGCTGGCAGACCGCGTTCCGCTCCCGCAGCGTGTGGGGTCCCTACGAGCACCGCGTCGTGCTCGAGCAGGGCTCCACGGACGTCAACGGCCCGCACCAGGGTGCCTGGGTCGACACCCCGGACGGCACCGACTGGTTCCTGCACTTCCAGGACCGGGGCCGGTTCGGCCGGGTCGTGCACCTCCAGCCGATGCGCTGGGACGACGACGGCTGGCCGCGCCTCGGCGCCGACCTCGACGGCGAGCCCCGGGACACGACCGGCGCCCCGCGCGTCGGCCGCGGGCAGCCCGTCCTGACCCACCCGACGCCCACCGGCGCCGGCGAGCACGCCGAGCCGTCGCGTTCCGACGACTTCGCGACCCCGGGGCTGGCACCGCGCTGGCACTGGCAGGCCAACCCGCAGCCGGGCTGGCACGACGCCCCCGGCGACGGCACGCTCCGCCTGACCGCGCAGCCGTCGCCGCTCGGCAACCTGCGTGAGCAGGGTGCGGTGCTCTGCCAGCAGATCCCGGGGCGGCCCAGCACCTGGACGACCACCGTCACGCTGACCGGCGACACCGAGGGCACCCGCGCGGGCGTCGTCGTGCTCGGCCGGGAGTACGCCTGGCTCGGCCTGGAGCGCACGCCCGCCGGCACCGCCGTCGTGCAGCGCACCTGGACCCCCGACGACGGCGAGACGACGGTCGCGCGGCACGAGGTCGCGACGGACACCGTCGAGCTGCGGGCCGACGTCGACGCCGACGGCGTCGTCACGTGGTCCTGGCGGGCCGACCCGGCAGGCTCCGGGAAGGACGCCGAACCCACGGCCCTCGCCCCCGGTTGGCAGGCCGTCGTCGGCCACTGGATCGGCGCCGAGGTCGGCCTGTTCGCCTGCGCGCCGGCCGGCACGCCCGCGACCGGCGCAGACGGCGCGGACTTCGGCCCCGTGCGCGTCACGGTGGCCGGGAAGGACGCCTGA
- a CDS encoding GntR family transcriptional regulator, which produces MPTTPPLGGAPALSPVTRPSTVDLITRELRNAIFSGALRVGSPIREVEMAGQLGVSRGPFREAAQRLVAEGLVVATPGRGLSVRTIGADRVRPLYAARTTVEVTAGRLAVAHATDAQVAEVRAAHDALVAADTTRDALRIGDADLNVHWALVAASANPWLLRWMTTLIVEVRIASFTVAEEYAVRRDSAESHAGIVERLEARDADGLEAAIRANLDAAVTRLLAPEAADVETLEEPLPLPAPRLDPLDL; this is translated from the coding sequence ATGCCCACGACGCCCCCGCTCGGCGGCGCACCGGCACTGTCGCCGGTGACCCGCCCGTCGACCGTCGACCTCATCACCCGCGAGCTGCGCAACGCGATCTTCTCGGGGGCGCTGCGCGTCGGCAGCCCGATCCGCGAGGTCGAGATGGCAGGCCAGCTGGGCGTCAGCCGCGGGCCCTTCCGCGAGGCGGCCCAGCGCCTGGTGGCCGAGGGGCTCGTCGTCGCCACCCCGGGCCGCGGGCTGTCGGTCCGCACGATCGGCGCCGACCGCGTGCGCCCGCTGTACGCCGCCCGCACGACGGTCGAGGTGACCGCGGGGCGGCTCGCCGTCGCCCACGCCACCGACGCCCAGGTCGCCGAGGTCCGCGCCGCCCACGACGCCCTCGTCGCCGCCGACACCACCCGCGACGCCCTGCGGATCGGTGACGCCGACCTCAACGTGCACTGGGCGCTGGTGGCGGCGAGCGCCAACCCGTGGCTGCTGCGCTGGATGACGACCCTCATCGTCGAGGTCCGCATCGCGAGCTTCACCGTGGCCGAGGAGTACGCGGTCCGCCGGGACTCGGCCGAGTCCCACGCGGGCATCGTGGAGCGCCTGGAGGCGCGGGACGCCGACGGCCTGGAGGCGGCGATCCGGGCGAACCTCGACGCGGCGGTGACGCGGCTGCTCGCGCCGGAGGCGGCGGACGTCGAGACGCTCGAGGAGCCGTTGCCGCTGCCCGCGCCGCGGCTGGACCCGCTCGACCTCTGA
- a CDS encoding transporter substrate-binding domain-containing protein gives MPSTRTTNRRRVLTATGSVLALAALTACTSVDENGAPEGGESTLAQLQDAGEINVGFFGEVPYSYEEGGELTGATIELGRAIYGELGIDTVSGTQVEWNALIPGVQADRFDAVSAGMSILPERCEQAAFAEPTIMYTTAFLVPEGNPQGLTDWQSVEGGDVTLAVTQGAIEAGYAEETDVDAMEVPDRQAGLDAVVSGRADAYALTGISLRSLAEGTDAPVEATDAFIATINGEPQIGAGAEVFRSGDTELLEAYNEQLAPIVADEAAWLEIMEPFGFSAAEMPPEGLTSEALCDPDQDLSDLADELGMDY, from the coding sequence GTGCCGTCCACCCGGACCACGAACCGCCGCCGCGTGCTCACCGCGACCGGCTCCGTCCTCGCCCTCGCCGCGCTCACCGCCTGCACGTCCGTCGACGAGAACGGCGCCCCCGAGGGTGGCGAGTCCACGCTCGCCCAGCTCCAGGACGCCGGCGAGATCAACGTCGGCTTCTTCGGCGAGGTCCCCTACTCCTACGAGGAGGGTGGCGAGCTCACCGGCGCGACCATCGAGCTCGGCCGCGCCATCTACGGCGAGCTCGGCATCGACACCGTCTCCGGCACCCAGGTCGAGTGGAACGCACTCATCCCCGGCGTCCAGGCCGACCGGTTCGACGCCGTCAGCGCCGGGATGTCGATCCTCCCGGAGCGCTGCGAGCAGGCCGCGTTCGCCGAGCCCACGATCATGTACACCACGGCGTTCCTCGTCCCCGAGGGCAACCCGCAGGGCCTCACCGACTGGCAGTCGGTCGAGGGTGGCGACGTCACGCTCGCCGTCACCCAGGGCGCCATCGAGGCCGGCTACGCCGAGGAGACCGACGTCGACGCCATGGAGGTCCCCGACCGCCAGGCGGGCCTCGACGCCGTCGTCTCCGGCCGCGCCGACGCCTACGCCCTCACCGGCATCTCCCTGCGCTCCCTCGCCGAGGGTACCGACGCCCCGGTCGAGGCCACCGACGCCTTCATCGCCACCATCAACGGCGAGCCGCAGATCGGTGCCGGCGCCGAGGTGTTCCGTTCGGGCGACACCGAGCTCCTCGAGGCCTACAACGAGCAGCTCGCCCCGATCGTCGCCGACGAGGCCGCCTGGCTCGAGATCATGGAGCCCTTCGGCTTCAGCGCGGCCGAGATGCCGCCGGAGGGCCTGACCTCCGAGGCGCTCTGCGACCCCGACCAGGACCTCTCGGACCTCGCCGACGAGCTGGGGATGGACTACTGA
- a CDS encoding amino acid ABC transporter permease: MSDDIQELIERLPDLGSSILVTLQMTVGGALLAMLVAVVLGFGSRTRSLWVRGPSRIVVEFFRGTSLVVQIFWIFYVLPVFGFKMEALAVAVVALGLNYGAYASEVVRGSIASVPQGQWEACTALNMGWFHKIRRVIFPQAWALMIPLLANLLIQLVKGSALAYYITLHDVNFWTVELRKATSDTLFSYGAGLVVYFVIAYLLTWGMNLLEERAKRRLGRGTRPSLRETFGLRPASSPRLANLPTAPNGGGGGAA, encoded by the coding sequence ATGTCCGACGACATCCAGGAGCTGATCGAGAGGCTGCCCGATCTCGGCAGCAGCATTCTCGTCACACTGCAGATGACGGTCGGCGGGGCGCTCCTCGCGATGCTCGTCGCCGTCGTCCTCGGATTCGGCTCCCGCACCCGGTCGCTCTGGGTGCGCGGGCCGTCCCGCATCGTCGTGGAGTTCTTCCGCGGCACCTCGCTGGTGGTCCAGATCTTCTGGATCTTCTACGTGCTGCCGGTCTTCGGCTTCAAGATGGAGGCGCTCGCCGTCGCCGTCGTCGCGCTCGGCCTCAACTACGGCGCCTACGCGTCGGAGGTCGTGCGAGGGTCGATCGCGTCCGTGCCGCAGGGGCAGTGGGAGGCCTGCACCGCGCTGAACATGGGCTGGTTCCACAAGATCCGGCGCGTGATCTTCCCGCAGGCCTGGGCGCTGATGATCCCGCTGCTGGCCAACCTGCTCATCCAGCTCGTCAAGGGGTCTGCGCTGGCGTACTACATCACTCTCCACGACGTGAACTTCTGGACGGTCGAGCTGCGCAAGGCCACGAGCGACACGCTCTTCAGTTACGGCGCGGGCCTCGTCGTCTACTTCGTCATCGCGTACCTGCTGACCTGGGGCATGAACCTGCTCGAGGAGCGGGCGAAGCGCCGCCTCGGTCGGGGCACCCGCCCGTCGTTGCGTGAGACGTTCGGGCTCCGGCCCGCGTCGAGCCCGCGGCTGGCCAACCTCCCGACGGCACCGAACGGCGGGGGAGGGGGTGCGGCATGA
- the ehuD gene encoding ectoine/hydroxyectoine ABC transporter permease subunit EhuD, with translation MNDSIWDWERAWEVLPDLLDGLVITILATVVGMVIASILGLFIALAMRTSTRWIRGPLRLVVDFIRMTPLLVQLVFVYLLSPPEVPALVIGCGVLGVHYATYMSEVYRAGIEAVPPGQWEAATALNMARGRTWRAVILPQAVRNTLPGLGNYAISMFKETPFLFAIGIVEMYTQAQSFGANTFSYIEPLTMVGLLFLIISYPTSLLVRRMEIRLA, from the coding sequence ATGAACGACTCCATCTGGGACTGGGAACGCGCCTGGGAGGTGCTGCCCGACCTGCTCGACGGACTGGTCATCACCATCCTGGCCACCGTCGTCGGCATGGTGATCGCCTCGATCCTGGGTCTGTTCATCGCCCTGGCGATGCGCACGTCGACCCGGTGGATCCGAGGCCCTCTGCGACTCGTCGTCGACTTCATCCGGATGACGCCGCTGCTCGTCCAGCTCGTGTTCGTCTACCTGCTGTCGCCGCCGGAGGTCCCCGCGCTCGTCATCGGGTGCGGCGTGCTCGGGGTGCACTACGCGACCTACATGTCCGAGGTCTACCGGGCCGGCATCGAAGCGGTGCCCCCGGGGCAGTGGGAGGCGGCCACCGCGCTGAACATGGCGCGCGGCCGCACCTGGCGGGCCGTGATCCTGCCGCAGGCGGTCCGCAACACGCTGCCCGGCCTGGGCAACTACGCCATCTCCATGTTCAAGGAGACACCGTTCCTCTTCGCCATCGGCATCGTCGAGATGTACACGCAGGCGCAGAGCTTCGGGGCCAACACGTTCTCGTACATCGAGCCGCTGACGATGGTGGGGCTGCTCTTCCTCATCATCAGCTACCCGACGTCGCTGCTCGTGCGCAGGATGGAGATCCGTCTTGCCTGA
- a CDS encoding amino acid ABC transporter ATP-binding protein, producing the protein MTTPSDGTPAIEFRDVTKRFGDNTVLDGLNFTVPQGQRITLIGPSGSGKTTILRLLMTLEELSGGLILIDGDPYTHEYKGDKWVSVPEKRRRVVRNRVGMVFQQFNLFPNMTVLENIIESPVHVLRKSKDEAIADAERLLEKVGMTDKRDFRTNQLSGGQQQRVAIARALAMDPEILLLDEVTSALDPEIVADVLGVLKEIADTTDITMLLVTHEMQFAREVSDRVLMFDQGQIVEEADPETMFTNPSHERTQEFLKAVLG; encoded by the coding sequence ATGACCACACCCTCGGACGGCACGCCTGCCATCGAGTTCCGCGACGTCACCAAGCGGTTCGGCGACAACACCGTCCTGGACGGGTTGAACTTCACCGTGCCGCAGGGGCAGCGCATCACGCTGATCGGTCCCTCGGGCTCCGGCAAGACGACGATCCTGCGGCTCCTCATGACCCTGGAGGAGCTCAGCGGTGGCCTCATCCTCATCGACGGGGACCCGTACACGCACGAGTACAAGGGCGACAAGTGGGTCTCCGTCCCCGAGAAGCGTCGCCGTGTGGTGCGCAACCGGGTGGGGATGGTGTTCCAGCAGTTCAACCTGTTCCCCAACATGACCGTGCTGGAGAACATCATCGAGTCGCCGGTGCACGTGCTGCGCAAGTCCAAGGACGAGGCGATCGCCGACGCCGAGCGGCTGCTGGAGAAGGTCGGGATGACCGACAAGCGGGACTTCCGCACCAACCAGCTCTCCGGCGGTCAGCAGCAGCGCGTGGCCATCGCCCGCGCGCTGGCGATGGACCCGGAGATCCTGCTGCTCGACGAGGTCACCTCGGCCCTCGACCCGGAGATCGTCGCGGACGTGCTCGGCGTGCTCAAGGAGATCGCCGACACCACCGACATCACCATGCTGCTGGTCACGCACGAGATGCAGTTCGCCCGCGAGGTGTCGGACCGCGTCCTGATGTTCGACCAGGGTCAGATCGTCGAGGAGGCCGACCCCGAGACGATGTTCACCAACCCGTCCCACGAGCGGACCCAGGAGTTCCTCAAGGCCGTCCTCGGCTGA